One window of Thalassovita mediterranea genomic DNA carries:
- a CDS encoding tRNA-dihydrouridine synthase family protein, with protein MAERVWLAPMSGSTDAAFRRQAVRFGAEAVVSEMVAGETLAAARPDVVRRTCRHEGRGRWIVQLAARRPEDMQRGAELLAEAGVDQIDINMGCPSRQVTGGQSGSALMKEPDLAKSIIDAALQGAGGLPVSLKMRLGWDDQMLNAPDLAGYAQSVGLCMVTVHGRTRCQFYKGSADWARVRETVEAIDLPVVVNGDIEDCVTADAALAASGAHGVMIGRAAMGRPWLLGQVSAHLAGRRDWRAPSAAEKLESLIEQVEDSMALYGKALGLRIVRKHISAAVDHLDADWSVAERKELRARACGFEDAKPLFVFLNQLFEDRAQVAA; from the coding sequence TTGGCAGAGCGCGTTTGGCTTGCCCCGATGTCGGGCTCGACCGACGCGGCATTTCGCAGACAGGCGGTACGTTTCGGCGCTGAAGCTGTCGTATCGGAGATGGTCGCAGGTGAAACGCTGGCTGCGGCACGCCCGGATGTCGTGCGCCGCACATGCAGGCATGAGGGACGCGGGCGCTGGATCGTCCAGCTCGCCGCGCGGCGCCCTGAAGACATGCAGCGCGGCGCTGAATTGCTGGCCGAAGCTGGCGTGGACCAGATCGATATCAATATGGGCTGCCCATCGCGGCAGGTGACCGGCGGTCAGTCTGGCTCTGCCCTGATGAAAGAACCCGATCTGGCGAAATCGATCATCGATGCTGCGCTGCAAGGTGCGGGTGGTTTGCCGGTCTCGCTCAAGATGCGTCTCGGCTGGGATGATCAGATGCTCAACGCGCCAGACCTCGCAGGGTACGCCCAATCGGTCGGGCTATGCATGGTCACTGTTCATGGGCGGACACGCTGCCAGTTCTACAAAGGGTCGGCCGATTGGGCGCGTGTCCGTGAAACTGTCGAAGCGATCGATCTTCCCGTTGTCGTCAATGGCGACATTGAAGACTGTGTAACGGCTGATGCCGCGCTCGCAGCATCGGGCGCTCATGGCGTGATGATCGGCCGTGCAGCGATGGGTCGGCCATGGTTGCTCGGACAGGTTTCCGCCCATCTTGCGGGACGGCGGGACTGGCGCGCGCCAAGTGCGGCTGAAAAGCTCGAGAGTCTCATCGAACAGGTAGAAGACAGCATGGCTCTTTATGGAAAGGCGCTCGGCCTGCGTATCGTGCGCAAGCACATCTCCGCTGCGGTCGATCATCTCGACGCCGACTGGAGCGTTGCGGAACGCAAGGAGCTGCGTGCGCGCGCCTGCGGTTTTGAAGATGCCAAGCCGCTCTTTGTGTTTCTCAATCAACTCTTTGA
- a CDS encoding bifunctional 2-C-methyl-D-erythritol 4-phosphate cytidylyltransferase/2-C-methyl-D-erythritol 2,4-cyclodiphosphate synthase, whose product MRVHAIIVAAGSGSRTGRKLPKQFEMLAGKPVYRWSLDTFLSDSRVNRIGLVLPSDHIETIAGETSIDEGLILVAGGDDRTASVRNAVEALSPDPDDIILVHDAARPGLETQTITDLLEAMTTHDAAAPALPVIDALKRQADETLQTVDRSNLYRVQTPQAFKAGILASALADKSGSFVDDLEAVESLGAKAALVDGNDRLSKITFADDFEKVEAVMTGQQAEFRFGTGFDVHAFEPGPGVTLCGIFIEHEARLKGHSDADAGWHALTDAILGAVALGDIGDHFPPSDDRWKDADSGVFLSHAIKLAREAGWQLTHCDITLICETPKIKPHREAMRKRTAELAGLQLDAVSIKATTTEGLGFTGRREGIAAQAAATLRKII is encoded by the coding sequence ATGAGAGTTCATGCAATCATAGTTGCGGCTGGGTCTGGCAGCAGGACTGGTCGAAAACTGCCCAAACAGTTCGAGATGCTGGCGGGCAAGCCAGTCTATCGCTGGTCTCTGGACACTTTCCTGTCAGACAGTCGTGTAAACCGTATAGGTCTGGTGCTGCCGTCCGATCATATCGAAACCATTGCTGGCGAAACCTCAATCGACGAAGGGCTCATTCTCGTCGCAGGCGGCGACGACCGGACAGCATCCGTGCGCAATGCAGTCGAAGCGCTTTCGCCTGATCCCGATGATATCATTCTGGTTCACGATGCTGCGCGCCCTGGCCTCGAAACCCAGACAATCACTGATTTGCTCGAAGCCATGACGACGCATGACGCTGCAGCCCCCGCCCTGCCGGTGATAGACGCGCTGAAGCGACAGGCTGACGAAACGCTGCAGACGGTAGATCGCTCAAACCTCTACCGCGTGCAGACGCCCCAGGCTTTCAAAGCGGGTATTCTCGCATCTGCGCTGGCTGACAAATCGGGCAGTTTCGTCGATGACCTCGAAGCAGTCGAATCACTGGGTGCAAAGGCGGCGTTGGTCGACGGGAATGATCGGCTCTCCAAGATAACCTTTGCGGATGACTTTGAGAAAGTGGAGGCAGTGATGACGGGACAACAGGCTGAATTCAGGTTTGGCACCGGCTTTGACGTTCACGCCTTTGAGCCCGGCCCCGGGGTCACACTCTGCGGCATCTTCATTGAGCATGAAGCCCGCCTCAAGGGCCATTCGGATGCTGACGCAGGCTGGCACGCTTTGACGGATGCGATCCTCGGCGCTGTGGCCCTTGGGGATATTGGCGACCATTTTCCACCCTCCGATGATCGCTGGAAGGATGCCGATTCCGGCGTGTTTCTGAGCCATGCGATCAAGCTCGCACGTGAAGCGGGATGGCAACTCACCCATTGCGACATCACGCTCATCTGTGAGACGCCAAAGATCAAACCGCACCGTGAAGCCATGCGGAAGCGGACCGCAGAACTCGCCGGGCTTCAGCTTGACGCCGTGAGCATCAAGGCGACAACGACCGAGGGCCTTGGCTTCACCGGTCGCCGCGAAGGGATCGCCGCCCAGGCCGCTGCAACACTTCGCAAGATCATCTAG
- a CDS encoding CinA family protein, with amino-acid sequence MFPDRLRNLCLLTMDEARERRVKIASAESCTGGLIAALFTEFSGSSDVFERGFVTYSNRSKEEVLGVPGDLIADYGAVSEAVARLMAEGALNSSRANLAIAVTGIAGPGGGTPMKPVGTVHIACARENKAVLHEACYFGDIGRHEVRIATIEAALNMIRQQIP; translated from the coding sequence ATGTTTCCAGACCGTCTTCGTAATCTCTGCCTACTGACTATGGATGAAGCGCGAGAGCGGCGCGTGAAGATCGCTTCGGCCGAATCCTGCACGGGCGGCCTCATTGCCGCGCTGTTCACGGAGTTTTCCGGTTCTTCGGATGTGTTTGAGCGGGGCTTCGTGACCTATTCGAACCGTTCAAAGGAAGAGGTGCTGGGCGTGCCGGGCGACCTGATTGCCGACTATGGCGCGGTCTCAGAGGCCGTCGCCCGTCTAATGGCAGAGGGCGCACTCAATTCTAGCCGCGCGAACCTTGCTATTGCGGTCACAGGCATTGCCGGTCCTGGCGGCGGCACGCCGATGAAGCCAGTCGGCACGGTTCACATCGCCTGCGCCCGAGAGAACAAGGCTGTGCTGCACGAGGCCTGCTATTTCGGTGATATCGGGCGCCACGAAGTTCGAATTGCGACGATCGAGGCTGCGCTGAACATGATCCGCCAGCAGATCCCGTAA
- a CDS encoding SRPBCC family protein has product MPRLSKQLVIEHRADEVFDLVADIKRYPEFIKWIRTMKVSGEREEDGVRKYRGEVDVGFKGFSERFATDIAADDENRTVEVSLARGPFKKLQNRWKMSPDGELGTVVDFFIDYEFRNPVLSLLAKANTTLAVNKIMKSFIDEADRRYGERRT; this is encoded by the coding sequence TTGCCGCGCCTCTCAAAGCAGCTGGTGATCGAGCATCGCGCCGATGAAGTGTTTGATCTGGTCGCCGACATCAAGCGCTATCCCGAATTCATCAAGTGGATCCGCACCATGAAGGTGAGCGGAGAACGCGAAGAAGATGGCGTGCGCAAGTATCGAGGCGAGGTCGATGTCGGCTTCAAGGGCTTTTCCGAGCGATTTGCGACCGATATTGCCGCCGATGATGAGAACCGCACTGTTGAGGTCTCATTGGCACGCGGCCCGTTCAAGAAGCTTCAGAACCGGTGGAAGATGTCGCCCGACGGCGAACTCGGAACGGTGGTCGATTTCTTCATTGATTATGAGTTCCGCAATCCTGTCCTGTCACTTCTCGCAAAGGCGAACACGACACTTGCCGTCAACAAGATCATGAAGTCGTTCATTGACGAAGCCGACCGCCGGTATGGTGAACGTCGCACCTAG
- the lipA gene encoding lipoyl synthase, producing MVTLIESKQKFRHPEKRNRPDTPVLRKPDWIRVKAPTSQGFRDTQEIVRSKGLVTVCQEAGCPNIGECWDKKHATMMILGEVCTRACSFCNVSTGKPSPVDEDEPRRVAEAVQEMGLQHVVITSVDRDDLEDGGARHFVNVIGAIREASPGTTIEILTPDFLRKDGWENAVIDARADVFNHNLETVPRLYFSIRPGARYYHSLRLLERVKMRDPNQFTKSGLMVGLGETKEEVMQVMDDMRSAGIDFLTIGQYLQPTRKHAAVDRFVHPDEFRSYEEIARSKGFLMVSASPLTRSSYHADEDFAKMKAARLAANQ from the coding sequence ATGGTTACACTCATCGAGAGCAAGCAGAAATTCCGGCATCCGGAGAAGCGCAACAGGCCCGATACGCCCGTCCTGCGCAAGCCGGACTGGATTCGTGTGAAGGCGCCGACGAGCCAGGGCTTCCGCGATACGCAAGAAATCGTCCGCTCCAAAGGTCTCGTGACGGTTTGTCAGGAAGCTGGCTGTCCGAATATCGGCGAATGCTGGGACAAGAAGCACGCCACAATGATGATCTTGGGCGAGGTTTGCACGCGGGCCTGCTCATTCTGCAACGTCTCCACCGGCAAACCGTCTCCTGTCGACGAAGATGAGCCACGCCGTGTCGCTGAAGCCGTTCAGGAAATGGGCCTCCAGCACGTTGTCATCACGTCTGTTGACCGCGACGACCTTGAGGATGGCGGTGCGCGCCACTTCGTGAATGTGATCGGCGCGATCCGCGAGGCATCCCCCGGCACGACGATCGAGATCCTGACGCCTGACTTCCTGCGCAAGGATGGCTGGGAGAACGCTGTCATCGATGCGCGTGCAGACGTCTTCAACCATAATCTTGAGACTGTTCCGCGCCTCTATTTCTCGATCCGTCCGGGCGCTCGTTACTATCATTCTCTGCGCCTGCTTGAGCGCGTGAAGATGCGTGACCCGAACCAGTTCACCAAGTCAGGCCTCATGGTTGGCCTTGGCGAGACCAAGGAAGAGGTGATGCAGGTCATGGATGACATGCGCTCTGCAGGCATCGATTTCCTGACCATCGGGCAATACCTGCAACCGACGCGCAAACACGCGGCTGTCGATCGCTTCGTCCACCCGGATGAATTCAGGTCCTATGAAGAGATTGCGCGTTCAAAGGGCTTCCTCATGGTGTCCGCTTCTCCGCTGACCCGGTCGAGCTATCATGCAGATGAGGACTTTGCGAAAATGAAGGCGGCAAGACTGGCCGCCAATCAGTAG
- a CDS encoding AMP-binding protein, with amino-acid sequence MTTVPEPISFNLKRTKTDIFSAFMRARKEFGGATVAIVDGDERELTYTEIARAAFALGSAIRAKTARNEVLGIMLPTGAGAVIAFLAVLAAGRIPAMLNFTAGSANLRAAMRAAEVSKIITANKFIELGSLEPLVESLSEDAQFIYLEDVRENLSLADKVKGAVGPLFPSLVFQGPDHKKTGVILFTSGTEGEPKGVVLSHQNIVANVEQVRAHIGLSPETDSVFNPLPTFHCFGLTVGALLPLIAGVKAVFHPTPLQPREIAKRIRQSGSTILLATDTFISQYARAGEEGDMSSVRLAVCGAERVRDETRQLVRRKFQIEILEGYGATEASPVVAANSVEMNKPGTVGRLMAGMEYELLPVEGIEDGGRLRIRGPNVMQGYMRADNPGVLEPLEEGWHDTGDIVAIDKDNCIRIQGRVKRFAKIGGEMVSLAVVENCASAIWPDDMHAAGAIPDPRKGEQIVLLTTSAEANRSEILAWAQSHGVSELSVPRKVYHVDDIPVLGTGKIDYGAVNQLVRKLSDA; translated from the coding sequence ATGACCACTGTTCCAGAACCGATCTCATTCAACCTGAAACGCACGAAGACCGACATCTTCTCTGCCTTCATGCGGGCCCGCAAAGAGTTTGGCGGCGCGACCGTCGCCATTGTGGACGGTGACGAACGCGAGCTGACCTATACGGAGATTGCGCGTGCGGCCTTTGCGCTGGGGTCTGCGATTCGCGCCAAGACGGCACGTAATGAAGTGCTTGGCATCATGCTCCCAACCGGCGCTGGCGCCGTGATCGCCTTCTTGGCCGTACTGGCTGCAGGCCGCATTCCGGCCATGCTGAACTTCACAGCAGGGTCGGCAAACCTCCGCGCCGCCATGCGCGCCGCCGAAGTCTCCAAGATCATCACGGCCAACAAGTTCATCGAACTCGGCAGCCTGGAGCCGCTGGTCGAAAGCCTGAGCGAGGACGCGCAATTCATCTACCTCGAAGATGTGCGCGAAAACCTGTCCCTGGCTGACAAGGTAAAAGGCGCAGTAGGCCCCCTATTCCCGTCGCTCGTCTTTCAGGGCCCGGATCACAAGAAGACCGGCGTGATTCTGTTTACGTCAGGCACCGAAGGAGAGCCGAAAGGCGTGGTGCTCAGCCACCAGAACATCGTCGCAAATGTCGAGCAGGTACGTGCCCATATCGGACTGTCGCCAGAGACCGATTCCGTCTTCAACCCACTACCGACCTTCCACTGTTTCGGACTGACGGTGGGCGCGCTTTTGCCTCTGATTGCGGGCGTCAAAGCTGTCTTTCACCCAACACCGCTGCAGCCGCGCGAAATCGCCAAGCGTATCCGCCAGAGCGGTTCGACCATTCTGCTGGCGACCGACACCTTCATCTCTCAATATGCCCGCGCAGGTGAAGAAGGTGACATGAGCAGCGTCCGGCTCGCTGTCTGCGGAGCTGAACGCGTGCGCGATGAAACGCGCCAGCTGGTCCGCCGCAAATTCCAGATCGAGATTCTTGAAGGCTATGGCGCAACCGAAGCCTCGCCAGTCGTCGCGGCAAACAGCGTTGAGATGAACAAGCCCGGAACCGTTGGCCGCCTGATGGCTGGTATGGAATACGAGCTTCTTCCTGTAGAAGGCATCGAAGATGGCGGCAGGCTGCGCATTCGTGGCCCGAATGTCATGCAGGGCTATATGCGTGCCGATAATCCAGGTGTCCTGGAGCCTCTCGAAGAAGGTTGGCACGACACAGGCGATATCGTTGCGATCGACAAGGATAATTGCATTCGCATTCAGGGCCGCGTGAAGCGCTTCGCCAAGATTGGCGGCGAGATGGTTTCGCTGGCGGTTGTCGAGAACTGCGCCAGCGCTATCTGGCCAGATGACATGCATGCGGCTGGCGCCATTCCAGATCCGCGTAAAGGCGAACAGATTGTGCTGCTGACCACCTCTGCCGAGGCGAACCGCAGCGAGATCCTCGCATGGGCGCAATCGCATGGCGTTTCGGAACTTTCTGTTCCGCGCAAGGTCTATCATGTCGATGACATTCCGGTGCTTGGGACCGGCAAGATTGATTACGGCGCGGTCAACCAGCTGGTTCGCAAACTCAGCGATGCCTGA
- a CDS encoding RimK/LysX family protein: protein MLRKLIIASSIIAGTALSAAADTDKNVLGWLEHVRIADLDIQLDAKLDTGAKTSSIHAEILDAPARKDWDDEDESRDIVFKVINEDGDERTIETEIVRWAAIKTKRGGLIHRPVVELEFCLGGLLIEDEVTLADRGNFNYETLIGRNMLEKADIVVDASEIYTKRARCSK from the coding sequence ATGTTGCGTAAACTTATCATCGCGTCGTCCATTATCGCCGGCACAGCTCTGAGTGCCGCTGCAGACACGGACAAGAATGTCCTCGGCTGGCTGGAGCATGTGCGGATTGCTGATCTCGATATCCAGCTTGATGCAAAGCTCGACACCGGCGCGAAGACATCGTCGATTCACGCCGAAATCCTTGATGCGCCAGCCCGCAAGGATTGGGACGACGAGGATGAAAGCCGCGACATCGTCTTCAAGGTAATCAATGAGGATGGCGACGAACGCACGATCGAAACGGAGATCGTTCGCTGGGCCGCGATCAAGACAAAGCGTGGTGGGCTCATTCACCGCCCGGTTGTTGAACTTGAATTCTGTCTCGGCGGCCTTCTGATTGAAGACGAAGTCACACTCGCCGATAGAGGCAATTTCAACTACGAAACGCTGATCGGGCGGAACATGCTTGAAAAGGCGGACATCGTCGTTGACGCAAGTGAAATCTATACGAAGCGGGCACGGTGTTCTAAGTAG
- a CDS encoding UUP1 family membrane protein codes for MKRTQLLIIVGALIAAALGIFSYKVTRLGFPVVPNLDSDTWTIEAKISFRGRGDPVTLRLALPNSEGQFTVVDETFVASGFGVETDSTEAGRQAVFERRAQDGSAVLFYSAKLISVDQRYSNDDRPTPEAVSDYRRSERRRAIQENATPLLVALDSILTEALEKSAGERSFITQLARLSADESDDRISTIIEGGPPEISNASDRLVFLLNAAGTPARHVQGIILDTDTRQAPLTTWVEYWLGDTWVSANGTTAEPLNDARTLPIVYDRQPIVSGDGFNRVGVSWSVARNFESQLSRAMERGSEFAPWVNATSLLSLPIDLQLVFRVLLLIPLGALIIVILKQVIGMPAFGTFMPVLIALAFRETQLLTGIMLFTGIVAVGLLLRAYFNQLQLLLVPRLAAVLIIVTFVMMFIALAGEAMGIQTGLSISLFPLVIITMTIERMSLTWEEDGAKEALKKALGSLAGAIPAYYILTSEYIEHFAIVFPELLLIVLAMVLLLGRYTGYKVTEYFRFKVLANEGNKTS; via the coding sequence TTGAAACGCACTCAATTGCTGATCATCGTGGGCGCGCTCATCGCGGCCGCGCTCGGCATCTTTTCGTACAAGGTCACGCGTCTCGGCTTTCCGGTCGTGCCGAATCTCGATTCCGACACATGGACCATCGAGGCAAAAATTTCTTTTCGCGGCCGCGGCGACCCGGTCACGCTTCGTCTCGCCCTGCCCAATTCCGAAGGCCAATTCACCGTTGTGGATGAGACGTTTGTCGCGTCTGGTTTCGGCGTTGAAACCGACTCGACGGAAGCCGGGCGCCAAGCCGTCTTTGAACGCCGCGCGCAGGATGGCAGCGCCGTCCTCTTCTATAGTGCGAAGCTGATCTCTGTTGACCAGCGCTACTCCAATGATGACCGCCCGACCCCAGAGGCGGTATCCGATTATCGGCGCTCAGAGCGACGTAGAGCCATTCAGGAGAACGCCACACCCCTCCTCGTCGCTCTCGATTCCATTCTGACCGAGGCGCTCGAGAAGTCTGCAGGCGAGCGGAGTTTTATCACCCAACTGGCACGCCTGAGCGCTGATGAGAGCGATGACCGCATATCAACCATCATAGAAGGTGGGCCGCCTGAGATCTCGAACGCCTCGGACCGGCTCGTTTTCCTGCTGAATGCTGCGGGCACGCCTGCCCGCCACGTTCAGGGGATCATCCTTGATACCGACACGCGCCAGGCGCCCCTCACAACATGGGTGGAATACTGGCTGGGCGACACCTGGGTCAGCGCAAACGGAACGACGGCTGAACCGCTCAACGACGCACGCACCCTTCCGATCGTCTACGACAGGCAACCCATCGTTTCGGGTGACGGTTTCAACCGCGTTGGCGTGTCCTGGTCCGTCGCCCGAAATTTCGAGAGCCAGCTCTCAAGGGCGATGGAACGTGGGTCTGAGTTTGCGCCCTGGGTGAATGCGACGTCCCTGCTCAGCCTGCCGATCGACCTTCAGCTTGTTTTCCGCGTGCTGCTGCTGATCCCGCTTGGGGCGCTAATCATCGTGATCCTCAAGCAGGTCATAGGCATGCCAGCCTTCGGCACATTCATGCCGGTTCTGATCGCGCTCGCTTTCCGCGAAACGCAGCTGCTCACGGGCATTATGCTGTTCACAGGTATCGTAGCCGTAGGTCTCTTGCTGCGCGCATACTTCAATCAGCTCCAGCTTCTGCTCGTGCCGCGCCTCGCTGCCGTGCTGATCATCGTCACCTTCGTGATGATGTTTATTGCACTCGCCGGCGAAGCAATGGGTATTCAGACGGGCCTTTCCATCTCGCTCTTCCCGCTTGTCATCATCACCATGACCATCGAGCGCATGTCGCTCACCTGGGAAGAAGACGGTGCCAAGGAAGCCTTGAAGAAAGCGCTGGGTTCGCTCGCAGGAGCCATTCCGGCCTATTATATCCTGACCAGCGAATACATTGAGCACTTCGCCATCGTCTTCCCGGAGCTTCTGCTGATCGTCCTGGCGATGGTCCTGCTGCTCGGCCGCTACACTGGCTACAAGGTGACGGAGTATTTCCGCTTCAAGGTGCTCGCGAACGAAGGCAACAAGACCTCATGA
- a CDS encoding alpha-L-glutamate ligase-like protein produces MIGFGPISKLAKSGVLGINSRNLDFIAAYNPRRFYPLVDDKVITKKLAIEAGVTVPELYGVIRYGGEMHLLEKIAEKHRSFVVKPANGSGGGGIMVFNGVAKTGLRRMNGQIMAWPDIRYHLNNMLSGMFSMGDGSDQVMIEERLVPHSAFSKLAFGGVPDVRVIVFRGVPVMAMLRLPTAESDGKANLHQGGIGAGIDLVTGVTTRGVQHNDSVDVHPDFETPVRDFQVPSWDEILELASRLGHHIGLGYVGVDIVICEHKGPTLLELNARPGIAIQTANLKGLRPLLLPIHKLPSVPEDVHERIEIAHANWNGESLERFLAPGEEMHRH; encoded by the coding sequence ATGATAGGTTTTGGTCCGATATCAAAACTGGCCAAATCGGGCGTCCTCGGCATCAACAGCCGCAACCTCGACTTCATCGCCGCCTATAATCCACGGCGCTTCTACCCGCTGGTCGATGACAAGGTCATCACAAAGAAACTCGCCATTGAGGCGGGAGTCACCGTGCCAGAGCTGTACGGCGTTATCCGGTATGGCGGTGAGATGCATCTGCTCGAGAAGATCGCGGAGAAGCACCGCTCCTTCGTCGTGAAGCCTGCCAATGGATCGGGCGGCGGCGGTATCATGGTGTTCAATGGCGTTGCCAAGACCGGTCTGCGCCGCATGAACGGCCAGATCATGGCCTGGCCGGATATACGCTATCATCTCAACAACATGCTGAGCGGCATGTTCTCGATGGGTGACGGCTCTGATCAGGTCATGATCGAAGAGCGACTGGTCCCACACTCAGCCTTCTCGAAGCTGGCTTTTGGCGGTGTGCCCGATGTCCGCGTGATCGTCTTTCGCGGCGTTCCAGTCATGGCCATGCTGCGTCTTCCAACTGCGGAGTCTGACGGCAAAGCGAACCTTCACCAGGGCGGTATCGGCGCTGGCATCGATCTGGTGACTGGTGTCACGACGCGGGGCGTACAGCACAACGACTCAGTCGACGTGCACCCTGACTTCGAAACGCCAGTCCGCGACTTCCAGGTGCCTTCATGGGACGAAATTCTGGAACTCGCGAGCCGCCTCGGCCACCATATTGGTCTTGGCTATGTCGGTGTGGACATCGTGATCTGTGAGCATAAAGGCCCGACGCTGCTCGAGCTGAATGCCCGGCCAGGTATTGCGATCCAGACCGCAAACCTGAAGGGGCTGCGCCCCCTACTTTTGCCGATCCATAAACTGCCGTCCGTACCTGAGGATGTGCATGAGCGGATCGAAATTGCGCACGCCAACTGGAACGGCGAGTCCCTGGAGCGATTTCTCGCCCCAGGGGAAGAGATGCACCGCCACTAG
- a CDS encoding SDR family oxidoreductase, translating to MDIDKLMFKPGLMEGERVLVTGGGTGLGKEMAEGFLKLGAEVHICGRRGKVCEDTAEELMSSHGGKVVPHACDIRVAEAITDMNDAIWSKHGALTGLVNNAAGNFISRTEDLSIRGFDAISNIVFRGSFYMTHDIGKRWIAEKSRGNVISILTTWVWNGGPFVVPSAMSKAAVNTMTQSLAVEWGRYGLRFNAIAPGPFPTEGMSNRLSPQTEGTERRDSGAANPMGRVGEMHELVNLAVFLMGPGAEYVNGQTIAIDGAMYNASGGNFAQLTQWGDNEWKAAREAIEVQNAKDKAARTV from the coding sequence GTGGATATAGACAAGCTGATGTTCAAGCCGGGCCTTATGGAAGGCGAGCGGGTTCTGGTCACCGGTGGTGGCACCGGTCTCGGCAAGGAAATGGCCGAAGGCTTCCTCAAGCTCGGTGCCGAAGTGCACATTTGCGGCCGGCGCGGGAAGGTTTGTGAGGACACCGCAGAAGAGCTAATGTCCAGCCATGGCGGCAAGGTCGTGCCGCACGCCTGTGACATCCGCGTTGCCGAAGCCATCACGGATATGAACGACGCGATCTGGTCAAAGCATGGCGCGCTGACCGGCCTCGTGAACAACGCGGCTGGTAATTTCATCTCGCGCACCGAAGACCTCTCCATTCGCGGCTTCGATGCGATTTCGAACATCGTCTTCCGCGGCAGTTTCTATATGACCCACGATATCGGCAAGCGCTGGATTGCCGAGAAGTCGCGCGGCAACGTCATCTCGATCCTGACGACTTGGGTCTGGAATGGCGGGCCCTTTGTGGTGCCATCTGCCATGTCGAAGGCAGCGGTGAACACCATGACGCAAAGCCTCGCCGTGGAGTGGGGCCGCTATGGCCTGCGCTTCAATGCGATCGCACCAGGGCCATTTCCTACGGAAGGCATGTCAAATCGCCTATCTCCTCAAACCGAAGGTACCGAGCGCCGCGATTCTGGCGCAGCGAACCCGATGGGGCGCGTCGGCGAGATGCACGAGCTCGTCAACCTCGCCGTCTTCCTGATGGGGCCGGGCGCCGAATATGTGAACGGCCAGACCATCGCTATCGATGGGGCGATGTATAATGCGTCCGGCGGCAACTTCGCACAGCTGACGCAATGGGGTGACAATGAGTGGAAGGCCGCTCGTGAAGCGATTGAGGTTCAGAACGCCAAGGACAAGGCGGCACGCACCGTCTAG
- a CDS encoding mechanosensitive ion channel, whose product MEQLENIDFNALAAEYWPVLLSGALKVFGALVVLVIGLRIAGWLSSMVRKQTSKRAGVDETLGSFFGSLVRWFVTAAVIIASLQVFGVQATSFVAVLGALTLAIGLSLQGALGNIASGVMIMLFRPYKNGDFVEIADQVGTVKEINLFQTILATLDNVKIIIPNTEAIDGVIKNYSGYDTRRCDIVFGIDYDDDMDKALGIIQTLVDADERVFRDPEPFVKVTNLGDSSVDITCRLWCNATDLWNLKFDLTKKVKEEFDAQGISIPYPHRTLVQKVAS is encoded by the coding sequence ATGGAACAGCTAGAGAATATCGATTTTAACGCACTTGCTGCCGAATACTGGCCGGTGTTGCTGAGTGGTGCGCTGAAGGTTTTTGGCGCACTGGTCGTCCTGGTCATCGGCCTGCGGATCGCCGGTTGGCTCTCATCCATGGTGCGCAAGCAGACATCGAAGCGGGCCGGCGTGGACGAAACGCTTGGGTCGTTCTTTGGCTCTCTCGTCCGCTGGTTTGTGACCGCCGCCGTTATCATCGCGTCGCTGCAGGTGTTCGGCGTGCAAGCGACGAGCTTCGTCGCGGTTCTCGGTGCCCTGACACTGGCGATCGGTCTGTCGCTGCAAGGCGCGCTGGGCAATATCGCGTCTGGCGTCATGATCATGCTGTTTCGGCCCTACAAGAACGGTGATTTCGTCGAGATCGCTGATCAGGTCGGCACGGTCAAAGAGATCAACCTGTTCCAGACCATTCTGGCGACGCTCGACAACGTGAAGATCATCATCCCGAACACCGAAGCCATCGATGGCGTAATCAAGAACTATTCCGGCTATGATACGCGCCGCTGCGATATTGTTTTCGGCATCGATTATGACGATGACATGGACAAGGCGCTGGGCATCATCCAGACGCTGGTCGATGCCGATGAGCGCGTCTTCCGTGATCCCGAACCGTTTGTGAAGGTGACCAATCTCGGCGACAGCTCTGTCGATATTACGTGCCGCCTCTGGTGCAATGCGACCGATCTCTGGAACTTGAAATTCGACCTCACCAAGAAGGTGAAGGAAGAGTTCGATGCACAGGGTATCTCCATTCCTTATCCGCATCGCACGCTGGTCCAGAAAGTGGCGAGCTAG